Proteins from a single region of Ziziphus jujuba cultivar Dongzao chromosome 1, ASM3175591v1:
- the LOC132804527 gene encoding G-type lectin S-receptor-like serine/threonine-protein kinase At4g27290 isoform X1, whose protein sequence is MTLRQEEEMGILSFTTFFVSTIILLSFSEYSIALDTISETQTITENSTLVSKSGKFELGFFSPGRSTNRYVGIWYKDITGKIVVWVANRQNPIKDSSGILMINSTGHVVLLGQKNSVVWSASSPTESVQVPILQLLDTGNLVLRSEKDDQNSESYLWQSFDYPCDTLLPGMKLGWDLRTGLERRIVSWKSPDDPSPGDFAWGITPNNYPESEAWKGSNKYFRDGPWNGIGFSGAPELKPNPLFTFKFVSNKNEVYYIYYLEDETAKSRMIVSQNNGYNRIRYAWNSRTQSWGVFASVPRDNCDTYGLCGAYGNCIIGESPICQCLKGFKPKGDFIDWSQGCVRNKPFDCQDKHSSGFVKIHGLKLPDATHTWVNASLNLKECKAKCLSNCSCTAYTHSDISGKGSGCVMWFGELIDVREFQVGGQDLYVRLHASELGGDGGHAVIIGVVIVAVFVVVCGMVLLARYIRQIRTRKNLKDNAATSAIIKNVNNESQAENMDVILFDLDKIINATSNFSSNNKLGEGGFGPVYKGTLEDGQEIAVKRLSRNSLQGVNEFKNEVALIAKLQHRNLVKLLGCCIQGEEKMLVYEYMPNNSLDHFIFDKKKSELLNWSKRFHIINGIARGLLYLHQDSRLRIIHRDLKTSNILLDTEMNPKISDFGMARTFGGDQSEGNTNRVVGTCGYMAPEYAVDGQFSAKSDVFSFGILLLEIISGKRNRGFYHLNHTLNLIGHAWRLFKEGRSLELVDPCLKDSIDLSEVLRSIHISLLCVQEHPEDRPSMSYVVLMLGAESTLPQPKQPAFSFSKNTVAADSSSSKQKSSTTNEITVTLLEPR, encoded by the exons ATGACACTACGACAGGAAGAAGAAATGGGGATTCTTTCTTTCACAACATTTTTTGTCTCAACCATTATTCTACTTTCCTTCTCCGAGTATTCCATAGCTCTTGACACCATTTCTGAAACCCAGACCATCACTGAGAACAGCACCTTGGTTTCCAAATCTGGAAAATTCGAACTGGGTTTCTTCAGTCCAGGTAGATCCACAAACAGGTATGTCGGAATTTGGTACAAGGATATCACAGGTAAAATTGTTGTTTGGGTGGCCAACCGTCAGAATCCAATCAAGGACTCTTCTGGGATTTTGATGATAAACAGCACAGGCCATGTTGTCCTTCTCGGACAGAAAAATAGTGTTGTTTGGTCAGCAAGCAGCCCAACCGAATCTGTCCAGGTTCCTATATTACAGCTTTTGGATACCGGAAATCTAGTACTAAGAAGTGAGAAAGATGATCAGAACTCAGAGAGCTATTTGTGGCAGAGTTTTGATTATCCTTGTGATACTTTATTACCAGGTATGAAGCTGGGATGGGATTTGAGAACTGGCCTTGAACGGCGTATAGTATCATGGAAGAGCCCTGATGACCCTTCCCCGGGAGACTTTGCTTGGGGAATAACACCTAATAACTATCCCGAGTCTGAAGCGTGGAAAGGCTCCAATAAGTACTTTCGCGATGGACCATGGAATGGCATCGGATTCAGTGGTGCACCAGAGTTAAAACCCAACCCTTTATTCACCTTCAAATTTGTTTCCAACAAAAATGAAGTTTACTACATATATTACCTAGAAGATGAAACTGCAAAGTCAAGGATGATTGTGAGCCAAAACAATGGTTATAATAGGATCCGCTATGCTTGGAATTCAAGGACTCAAAGTTGGGGAGTATTTGCATCAGTGCCAAGAGATAACTGTGATACATATGGTCTCTGTGGTGCCTATGGAAACTGTATAATTGGAGAATCCCCTATTTGCCAATGTTTAAAGGGTTTCAAGCCAAAAGGAGACTTCATTGACTGGTCTCAAGGATGTGTACGGAATAAACCTTTTGACTGCCAGGACAAACATTCATCTGGCTTTGTCAAAATTCATGGCTTGAAATTGCCTGATGCTACACATACTTGGGTAAATGCAAGTTTGAATCTCAAGGAATGCAAAGCCAAATGCTTGAGCAATTGTTCTTGTACTGCTTATACACATTCTGATATCAGTGGAAAAGGAAGTGGGTGTGTCATGTGGTTTGGGGAGTTGATTGATGTTAGGGAGTTTCAAGTTGGTGGGCAAGATCTTTATGTTCGACTACACGCTTCAGAGTTAG GTGGAGATGGTGGGCACGCGGTGATAATAGGCGTGGTAATTGTGGCTGTCTTTGTTGTGGTCTGTGGGATGGTCTTGCTTGCTCGTTATATCCGCCAAATCAGGACTAGGAAAAACCTAAAAG ACAATGCAGCAACCAGTGCGATAATAAAGAATGTGAACAATGAAAGCCAAGCAGAAAACATGGATGTGATACTTTTCGACCTAGATAAGATTATTAACGCGACGAGCAACTTCTCAAGCAACAATAAACTTGGGGAAGGCGGCTTCGGACCAGTTTATAAG GGTACACTTGAAGATGGGCAAGAAATAGCTGTGAAAAGGCTTTCAAGAAATTCATTACAAGGAGTGAACGAATTCAAAAATGAAGTTGCTCTAATTGCCAAACTTCAGCACCGAAATCTAGTCAAGCTTCTTGGTTGTTGCatacaaggggaagaaaaaatgcTGGTTTATGAATACATGCCCAATAATAGCCTGGACCACTTCATTTTCG ataaaaaaaaaagtgaacttTTGAACTGGTCCAAGCGCTTCCACATAATCAACGGAATTGCAAGAGGACTTCTATATCTCCATCAAGATTCAAGATTAAGGATTATACATAGAGATCTCAAAACCAGCAACATTTTACTTGACACTGAaatgaatccaaaaatttcagATTTTGGTATGGCTAGAACTTTTGGTGGAGATCAAAGTGAGGGGAATACAAACAGAGTGGTTGGAACatg CGGTTACATGGCACCCGAGTATGCTGTAGATGGGCAGTTCTCAGCGAAATCTGATGTCTTTAGCTTtggtattttgttgttggagatCATAAGTGGAAAAAGAAATAGAGGGTTCTATCATCTAAACCACACTCTTAACCTTATTGGACAT GCATGGAGATTGTTTAAAGAAGGAAGATCCTTGGAACTTGTCGATCCATGCCTCAAGGACTCGATCGATCTTTCTGAGGTGCTGCGCAGCATCCATATCAGTCTCTTGTGTGTGCAAGAGCACCCTGAAGACAGGCCAAGCATGTCTTATGTGGTTTTGATGTTAGGTGCTGAAAGTACCCTGCCTCAGCCAAAACAACCTGCTTTCTCATTCAGTAAAAACACTGTTGCAGCAGATTCTTCATCGAGCAAGCAAAAATCCTCTACCACCAATGAAATTACTGTAACTCTTTTAGAGCCACGATAG
- the LOC132804527 gene encoding G-type lectin S-receptor-like serine/threonine-protein kinase At4g27290 isoform X2 — protein MTLRQEEEMGILSFTTFFVSTIILLSFSEYSIALDTISETQTITENSTLVSKSGKFELGFFSPGRSTNRYVGIWYKDITGKIVVWVANRQNPIKDSSGILMINSTGHVVLLGQKNSVVWSASSPTESVQVPILQLLDTGNLVLRSEKDDQNSESYLWQSFDYPCDTLLPGMKLGWDLRTGLERRIVSWKSPDDPSPGDFAWGITPNNYPESEAWKGSNKYFRDGPWNGIGFSGAPELKPNPLFTFKFVSNKNEVYYIYYLEDETAKSRMIVSQNNGYNRIRYAWNSRTQSWGVFASVPRDNCDTYGLCGAYGNCIIGESPICQCLKGFKPKGDFIDWSQGCVRNKPFDCQDKHSSGFVKIHGLKLPDATHTWVNASLNLKECKAKCLSNCSCTAYTHSDISGKGSGCVMWFGELIDVREFQVGGQDLYVRLHASELGGDGGHAVIIGVVIVAVFVVVCGMVLLARYIRQIRTRKNLKATSAIIKNVNNESQAENMDVILFDLDKIINATSNFSSNNKLGEGGFGPVYKGTLEDGQEIAVKRLSRNSLQGVNEFKNEVALIAKLQHRNLVKLLGCCIQGEEKMLVYEYMPNNSLDHFIFDKKKSELLNWSKRFHIINGIARGLLYLHQDSRLRIIHRDLKTSNILLDTEMNPKISDFGMARTFGGDQSEGNTNRVVGTCGYMAPEYAVDGQFSAKSDVFSFGILLLEIISGKRNRGFYHLNHTLNLIGHAWRLFKEGRSLELVDPCLKDSIDLSEVLRSIHISLLCVQEHPEDRPSMSYVVLMLGAESTLPQPKQPAFSFSKNTVAADSSSSKQKSSTTNEITVTLLEPR, from the exons ATGACACTACGACAGGAAGAAGAAATGGGGATTCTTTCTTTCACAACATTTTTTGTCTCAACCATTATTCTACTTTCCTTCTCCGAGTATTCCATAGCTCTTGACACCATTTCTGAAACCCAGACCATCACTGAGAACAGCACCTTGGTTTCCAAATCTGGAAAATTCGAACTGGGTTTCTTCAGTCCAGGTAGATCCACAAACAGGTATGTCGGAATTTGGTACAAGGATATCACAGGTAAAATTGTTGTTTGGGTGGCCAACCGTCAGAATCCAATCAAGGACTCTTCTGGGATTTTGATGATAAACAGCACAGGCCATGTTGTCCTTCTCGGACAGAAAAATAGTGTTGTTTGGTCAGCAAGCAGCCCAACCGAATCTGTCCAGGTTCCTATATTACAGCTTTTGGATACCGGAAATCTAGTACTAAGAAGTGAGAAAGATGATCAGAACTCAGAGAGCTATTTGTGGCAGAGTTTTGATTATCCTTGTGATACTTTATTACCAGGTATGAAGCTGGGATGGGATTTGAGAACTGGCCTTGAACGGCGTATAGTATCATGGAAGAGCCCTGATGACCCTTCCCCGGGAGACTTTGCTTGGGGAATAACACCTAATAACTATCCCGAGTCTGAAGCGTGGAAAGGCTCCAATAAGTACTTTCGCGATGGACCATGGAATGGCATCGGATTCAGTGGTGCACCAGAGTTAAAACCCAACCCTTTATTCACCTTCAAATTTGTTTCCAACAAAAATGAAGTTTACTACATATATTACCTAGAAGATGAAACTGCAAAGTCAAGGATGATTGTGAGCCAAAACAATGGTTATAATAGGATCCGCTATGCTTGGAATTCAAGGACTCAAAGTTGGGGAGTATTTGCATCAGTGCCAAGAGATAACTGTGATACATATGGTCTCTGTGGTGCCTATGGAAACTGTATAATTGGAGAATCCCCTATTTGCCAATGTTTAAAGGGTTTCAAGCCAAAAGGAGACTTCATTGACTGGTCTCAAGGATGTGTACGGAATAAACCTTTTGACTGCCAGGACAAACATTCATCTGGCTTTGTCAAAATTCATGGCTTGAAATTGCCTGATGCTACACATACTTGGGTAAATGCAAGTTTGAATCTCAAGGAATGCAAAGCCAAATGCTTGAGCAATTGTTCTTGTACTGCTTATACACATTCTGATATCAGTGGAAAAGGAAGTGGGTGTGTCATGTGGTTTGGGGAGTTGATTGATGTTAGGGAGTTTCAAGTTGGTGGGCAAGATCTTTATGTTCGACTACACGCTTCAGAGTTAG GTGGAGATGGTGGGCACGCGGTGATAATAGGCGTGGTAATTGTGGCTGTCTTTGTTGTGGTCTGTGGGATGGTCTTGCTTGCTCGTTATATCCGCCAAATCAGGACTAGGAAAAACCTAAAAG CAACCAGTGCGATAATAAAGAATGTGAACAATGAAAGCCAAGCAGAAAACATGGATGTGATACTTTTCGACCTAGATAAGATTATTAACGCGACGAGCAACTTCTCAAGCAACAATAAACTTGGGGAAGGCGGCTTCGGACCAGTTTATAAG GGTACACTTGAAGATGGGCAAGAAATAGCTGTGAAAAGGCTTTCAAGAAATTCATTACAAGGAGTGAACGAATTCAAAAATGAAGTTGCTCTAATTGCCAAACTTCAGCACCGAAATCTAGTCAAGCTTCTTGGTTGTTGCatacaaggggaagaaaaaatgcTGGTTTATGAATACATGCCCAATAATAGCCTGGACCACTTCATTTTCG ataaaaaaaaaagtgaacttTTGAACTGGTCCAAGCGCTTCCACATAATCAACGGAATTGCAAGAGGACTTCTATATCTCCATCAAGATTCAAGATTAAGGATTATACATAGAGATCTCAAAACCAGCAACATTTTACTTGACACTGAaatgaatccaaaaatttcagATTTTGGTATGGCTAGAACTTTTGGTGGAGATCAAAGTGAGGGGAATACAAACAGAGTGGTTGGAACatg CGGTTACATGGCACCCGAGTATGCTGTAGATGGGCAGTTCTCAGCGAAATCTGATGTCTTTAGCTTtggtattttgttgttggagatCATAAGTGGAAAAAGAAATAGAGGGTTCTATCATCTAAACCACACTCTTAACCTTATTGGACAT GCATGGAGATTGTTTAAAGAAGGAAGATCCTTGGAACTTGTCGATCCATGCCTCAAGGACTCGATCGATCTTTCTGAGGTGCTGCGCAGCATCCATATCAGTCTCTTGTGTGTGCAAGAGCACCCTGAAGACAGGCCAAGCATGTCTTATGTGGTTTTGATGTTAGGTGCTGAAAGTACCCTGCCTCAGCCAAAACAACCTGCTTTCTCATTCAGTAAAAACACTGTTGCAGCAGATTCTTCATCGAGCAAGCAAAAATCCTCTACCACCAATGAAATTACTGTAACTCTTTTAGAGCCACGATAG
- the LOC107430927 gene encoding G-type lectin S-receptor-like serine/threonine-protein kinase At4g27290 — protein MGILSFTAFFITTIVLLSLSDSSIAVDTIFGTQTITDSENSTLVSKYGKFELGFFSPPGRNSRYVGIWYKDIPVKTVVWVANRKNPINDSSGTLKINRTGHIVFLEQSTSTVVWSAKPNKPIEQISTPILQLLDTGNLVLRDGKDDENSEESYLWQSFDCPTDTLLPGMKLGWDLRTGFERRIVSWKSSDDPYPGDFSWGIALCNYPESMMWVGSEKYCRNGPWNGIRFSGSPELKPENPLFSYEFVSSKYEVYYIFHLRNESEKSRVVVNQSNGNVRNRFFWNSEARRWDVFTTVPRDNCDRYGLCGPYGNCIIGESPACQCLKGFKPKGNLMEWSQGCVRNKQFSCQDKDSSGFVRFKGLKLPDATYTWVNASLNLKECRAKCLSNCSCTAYTNSDIKGGSGCVMWFGDLIDIRQFQDGGGQDLHVRMHASEIGGNSERMVEKVVVVIVVVLIILCGLVLLAHRIRKVKTRKGLEEGTSVLIINQNYEREVEDIQMLFFDLEKIVKATNNFSSSNKLGEGGFGPVYKGTLEDGQEIAVKRLSKSSLQGVNEFKNEVILIAKLQHRNLVKLLGCCIQGDEKMLVYEYMPNHSLDSFIFDKTKCKQIDWSKRFNIICGVARGLLYLHQDSRLRIIHRDLKASNILLDSKMNPKISDFGMARTFGGDQSVGNTNRVVGTYGYMAPEYAVDGLFSVKSDVFSFGILLLEIISGKRNRGFYHQENNLNLIAQAWRLWKEGRPLELISPCSKDSNNLSEVLRCIHVSLLCVQEHPEDRPSMSYVVVMLGSESSLPQPKQPAFSSSKDTVSADSSSSKHGSSSTNEITLTDLGPR, from the exons ATGGGGATTCTGTCTTTTACTGCATTTTTTATCACTACCATCGTTCTACTTTCCCTTTCTGACTCTTCCATAGCCGTTGACACCATTTTCGGAACCCAGACCATCACTGACAGTGAAAACAGCACCTTGGTTTCcaaatatggaaaatttgaacTAGGTTTCTTCAGTCCTCCTGGTAGAAATAGTAGGTATGTGGGAATTTGGTACAAAGATATCCCAGTTAAAACTGTTGTTTGGGTCGCAAACAGGAAGAATCCAATCAACGATTCTTCGGGGACTTTGAAGATTAACAGAACAGGACATATTGTCTTTCTCGAACAGAGCACTAGTACTGTTGTTTGGTCAGCAAAACCAAACAAACCAATCGAGCAGATCAGTACTCCAATATTGCAGCTTCTGGATACTGGAAATCTAGTACTAAGAGATGGGAAAGATGATGAGAATTCAGAAGAGAGCTATCTGTGGCAGAGTTTTGATTGTCCTACTGATACTCTGTTGCCAGGTATGAAGCTGGGATGGGACTTGAGAACTGGTTTCGAACGCAGAATTGTATCGTGGAAGAGCTCTGATGATCCTTATCCAGGAGATTTTAGTTGGGGAATTGCACTTTGTAACTACCCTGAGTCTATGATGTGGGTAGGGTCCGAAAAGTACTGCCGGAATGGTCCATGGAATGGTATACGATTCAGCGGTTCACCGGAGTTAAAACCCGAGAACCCTTTATTTAGCTACGAATTCGTTTCCAGCAAATATGAAGTTTATTACATTTTTCACCTGCGAAATGAATCTGAGAAATCAAGGGTCGTTGTGAACCAGAGCAATGGTAATGTTAGGAACCGCTTTTTTTGGAACTCAGAGGCTCGACGTTGGGATGTATTTACAACAGTGCCGAGAGATAACTGTGACAGGTATGGTCTGTGCGGTCCCTACGGAAACTGTATCATTGGGGAATCCCCTGCTTGCCAATGTTTAAAGGGGTTCAAGCCAAAAGGAAACTTAATGGAATGGTCTCAAGGATGTGTACGGAATAAACAATTCAGCTGCCAGGACAAAGATTCATCTGGGTTTGTCAGATTTAAGGGCTTGAAATTGCCAGATGCTACATATACTTGGGTGAATGCAAGTCTGAATCTCAAGGAATGCAGAGCCAAATGCTTGAGCAACTGTTCATGCACTGCTTATACAAATTCTGATATCAAAGGAGGTAGTGGGTGTGTCATGTGGTTTGGGGACTTGATTGATATTAGACAGTTTCAAGATGGTGGTGGCCAAGATCTACATGTTCGAATGCACGCTTCAGAGATAG GTGGAAATAGTGAGCGGATGGTAGAAAAAGTTGTGGTGGTAATTGTGGTGGTACTTATTATACTCTGTGGTTTGGTGTTGCTTGCTCATCGCATCCGCAAAGTCAAGACGAGGAAAGGCTTAGAAGAAG GGACCAGTGTATTAATAATAAATCAGAACTATGAAAGAGAAGTAGAGGACATACAGATGCTATTCTTCGACCTAGAAAAGATTGTTAAGGCCACCAACAACTTTTCAAGCAGCAATAAGCTTGGGGAAGGCGGTTTCGGACCTGTTTACAAG gGTACGCTAGAAGATGGGCAAGAAATTGCCGTGAAAAGACTTTCAAAGAGTTCATTACAAGGAGTTAACGAATTCAAAAATGAAGTAATACTGATTGCCAAACTTCAACACCGAAATCTAGTAAAGCTTCTTGGTTGTTGCATTCAAGGGGATGAAAAAATGCTGGTTTACGAATACATGCCCAATCATAGCCTGGACTCcttcatttttg ACAAGACAAAATGTAAGCAAATAGACTGGTCCAAGCGCTTCAACATAATCTGTGGAGTTGCAAGGGGACTTTTGTATCTCCATCAAGATTCGAGATTAAGGATTATACATAGAGATCTCAAAGCGAGTAACATATTACTTGACAGTAAaatgaatccaaaaatttcagATTTCGGTATGGCTAGAACTTTTGGAGGAGATCAAAGTGTAGGAAATACAAATAGAGTGGTTGGAACATa TGGTTACATGGCACCTGAATATGCTGTAGATGGGTTATTCTCAGTGAAGTCTGATGTCTTCAGCTTTGGTATTTTGTTATTGGAAATCATAAGTGGAAAGAGAAATAGAGGGTTCTATCATCAAGAGAACAATCTTAACCTTATCGCACAA GCATGGCGGTTGTGGAAAGAAGGCAGACCATTAGAACTAATAAGTCCATGCTCCAAGGATTCAAACAATCTTTCTGAGGTGCTGCGCTGCATTCATGTCAGTCTGCTGTGTGTGCAAGAGCACCCTGAAGACAGGCCAAGCATGTCTTATGTGGTTGTGATGTTAGGTAGTGAAAGCAGCTTGCCTCAGCCTAAACAACCTGCTTTCTCATCCAGTAAAGACACTGTTTCAGCTGACTCTTCATCCAGCAAGCACGGATCCTCTTCCACCAATGAAATCACTCTTACTGATTTAGGGCCTCGATAA